Genomic window (Drosophila albomicans strain 15112-1751.03 chromosome X, ASM965048v2, whole genome shotgun sequence):
ttgtttattttttttatacaccTAATTGCAGAGAatgcaaaatgtattaaaaattgtcaacACGCAAGGAGCACgaaactaaattaaaagaaaacagcaagaaagcaacagcaaagtaaaagagagcagagagagTGCGCAAGTCGacgagtgaaagagagagagagagagagagagagagagcagtcGCCATGTCGAGCAGCGACGACGTGCAGATCACCAGCGTCGTTGACGCCAACGGACAGTCGCTGCCACTGCATGGCAACAGTTTGGGCGGCGCATTGGGACCGCCCGTCAAACAAGAGCGACCCGACGATGCCGAGATCCGCGAGCTAGCCGCCAAAATGAAGgaacaacagaagcaacagGCCGCCCAACAAGCGAGTCGGCAAGCGGCCATGCAGCATGCCaacggcggtggcggtggcaatgCAGCCAATGCCGGTGGAGCGATGCAACCGCCGCTGACCAATGGCAATGGACAAACGAATATCATGAGCTATTTGTCGCGACATCAGAAACTACCCAACGGTACAATGCAAGTGGTGCCAGCGCTGGCAGCCAATGGTCGTGCCAATGGcgctgttatcgataacaacgGGAGTGATAACAACGGGAAAGCGCAAAAAGGGAGTGGAGGGCCATGTGATGAGGAATCGATAAAGGGCCACTTTGGTTGGGCGCAATTTGGCAAAGTATCGATACCCTACATTTATCGTCAATCGGAGAAATATTGCTCGGTGCGCATGatcgaattgaaattgctgGGCAAGTATCTGAATTGCCTGCATCCGGATATTTACTCGAGCTGCACATGCGTGCGCAGCTATTACATAACGGATGCCGAGGCACGCCTCTTCATCGAGATCAATCACAAGCATTGCGACGGCGAATTTGGTCGCGACATTTTCACCCAAAAGGATTTGGTGGTGCGACTCAGCGATGCCTCCAAGTTCTATCAATTCCTGGACATTTGCTATCGCAAGTTGGTTTCAGGCAGCAAGACACCCTCTGAGAAATGCGGCTTTATACGCATCAACAAGGAGTCCGTTGTCCCCTATACAGTGCGCAACAATCAGCAGGTTGTGCCGCTGTTTTACTTCGAGGGCGAAACGGAAAACTTGAAGACCAAGGCGGAGCTGCTCAATGGCTGGGATTTGGCCTATTTAAAGTTCTGCTGCAAGGTGCAAGGCATACGCAACGAGCTTTTCTCCAGCGAAAATGTTGCTGTCATCTCTCTGACAGACATCAAAAGCTATTTTCCCAATGGCACCGAATTCGAGGATTATTGGCCCAGTAAAGTGGTCGATTCCAATCTGCTGATTGGCAATCGAGCCAATGTCAACAACTCCGTCAACTGGACACGTCAACCATCGGCGCCGCCGCCAAAGGTGACCAACAGCGTTAATAGCAATAGTGGCAGCGCcagtggcggcggtggcagcgcCGTTAATGCAAATTCCCAAaagtcgcagcagcaacaacaacagcattccACTGCCATCAGCGCTGCTACGCAACAGCATTTGATGAAGCAACGTGCTGtggccgctgccgctgccgctgcggcaGCCAGTGCCAACGGTGTGACCAACTCGGGCAATTTTCCATCGcccgctgcagcagcggccGCCGCGGCGGCGTTCAATTCGCAGGCAGCAGCcgctgcggcggcggcaatGCTGCAACAGTCGCAGGGCAACACACGGATGCTGACCACGGTGCAGGCCTTAGCCAGCGGAGGCTGGATGAATTCAACGAATAATGTCTCACAGATTCATGCTCAAATGTTGGTGAGTAATTATTATCGCTATGTTTTGCATGATCCttattgttatcgataacctTTGTGCAAATATGGAGGGGAGTTTGGAGCACctccatttcattttttcgttAAAGTTCTATTTGCTAATCTTTAAAGTTGGACTTTTATAAGCCCCCAGCGCAATAAAAACTGTGGggaaacaaaataagaaaggACCACTCGAGTGGCAAAAAGTCCcaaattgtttcatttttaccatttttaaaattagaaaCATGAAACTGCGTACGAATACTCAAAAAATTAAGATAGAATTtcggattttttttttcaattggaCCACGCCTTCCTTCCCGCCCACCTTACCATAAGGCTACAAAGTTCGATTTTTTTCTAAATCATTATCctgattatcattattgtcTACACATGCCCCTAATAACATCTCTtggtagttttttttttataatttaatcttTGACGTTCCTTTAGATTTATAGTTGAAAGCAGTGCGTAAGAGAAACCCAATGCTCTCTATTAAACACATCTGATATAGTATTCAGGCGGCTGTTTTTTCTTGCATGAGAAAAGTTTTGTACAAATTCGcgtttgtacaattttttgaGCGCTTCTGACGCATTTTTACCGGTACTTTATGCAAAGTTGGAGACATTGGACACCACTCACAAGTATTAACGTATAAGTACATCAATTACCTACTTTAAGTTTTGATGGGCATACCTCAAACAATCAGCTTTAAAATTGCCTCGACTGGCCTAGACTCACAAGTTAGACTCCACAGAAACAcagatacatttttgtttgatttaataattgaatacaaaacTCACAGAAAAAATCACAATCGAAAGTTTTgtgacaatttttttttagagtttGCCAGATTATAGTCTTTAAATATGGACGAATAACAAAGTACCAACGAAgtctaaaattttttaaaaatatgtttcagtattCTTCAAGTATTCTAATTCAgaaaataaagtcaatttattaaaacggaacacaaaaaaaaatgtaaaaatgccaaaatttgggactttttgcccatagtgcaCTCAAAGAGACTTATAATGAGTATAGTTCAAATCGATATCATAGTAATCTACGCTAGTCGAAGCGATTAAAATAAGACAACGACCTCACTGTTCCAATAGCATTCATCgaatgttatttttgcatCTGTTTGAATGGCGAACCTTCAGCACAAGTGTTGTAATTTACAATCAAATTCGACTTGGTATCTTGCTTCaaagtttaattttgatataccCTGTATCcttctattttatatatgtacatacgtacatatacgATAGTCCAAGTGATTGATTGCCAGGTCTAATAATCACACACGTTTGTTTCGCTGCTGGAAAGCGTGAATTAATACGTTGGTAtgtgttgctgtgtgtgcacaagctctttctctctctctctctctctctctctttctcacgcTCTGTCAACATACAAACGCAAACAGACGAGCATGGCTTCATACGTACgcctgtgtgtatgtatttgtgtacGTTTCATATCACAgaaaaaattcattaataaatgCCTTTGAgattacatttgtttttattgttgtgacGGCACATCTGCTTGCATTTTCAAAACCAATTGACAATGCAAAGAGTgcgagagaaaaagagagcgtCACTTGTTAAGGACAGAAGAAGCATAAGAAACATATTAACAGCCACGTTTGTAattacacaaatacacaccGAGATAGAGTGGAACACATAagtatgtgtttgtatttctagctgattttttttgttcacagTTTGGCAAAAGACGTAGTTGTAGCCGCAGCAGCTTAGAAACTGGGTCATGTTTAGATACACTCTGATGCTATGctctctatctcactctctccctcaTACATAGCAACATATAAGCTGTAAATACATACGCATGCATGCACACACGAATATAGACATACATACGTGTGTTCGGCAACCTGTTGGAAGCTTTTTATGTCGCACTCTCactctcccacacacacacacacacacacacacacacacgcacacacccaCCATATCATTCATGCCAGTTTTTCACCGTTCTTTTTCTATTTACCCCTCtgtgttgcagcaacaaacgCATGCGAATGCAAACCGCGTCGGCCCCTATCGTGAACACCTAAACAACATGATGCTAAGTGGCAACAGTCGGCAAGCGTATACGTACAACAATCCTGCGATTTCCATGTCCTCCGTGAACAGTCACAGTGGGGGCGGCAATGCGCCGCCGCCGTTGGTTCGTTCAGCGGCCGGGCAGAATGCCAATCACATGTAAGTATATCAATCTATCGAAATCGAAGAGTGTGTTGCTATCGATCTGTTACTGCGCGAGGTtgaaatcaaagcaaatttgcaattacatttatattttcaattcgtTTTTGCTACTTactttgattttgcttttttctttgcacaatttatatgatatacatatgttttatAACATTTGTTGATTTGATAATTGATTGATTCATTGATTGAGCAATggtacaaataaaaaaaatagattttttttgtgcagaaattgtgtttttcaaattttgttgtaattcGTTTATTATGTGTACATTACTTTTTCACTCTAAACTAagttgaacattttttattgccattAGGGTGCCACacgaaaaacaagaaatcaattaaaaccagctacatttttttttgttcttctatTTTCCACCAATTGTTTTTTCGTCTTAGTTATAACTAAACAAATCGAGAATTGCATATCGAAATCGGCGTTTGTGcacgcattttatttaattttaataaatattttgattgtgttgacaattttttgataaatctgctaaaaaattatgaaaaataatcgTTACATACATAACTTATTTGCTACCAAAAACGTTTGCCCCAAAGTCACGCTACTACATTATTTTTCGTAATTTTCCAACActaaacaaagaaaaattataattaattccAAGCCAAAAACCTATTTCCATGTTtttctaattgttgttgtagtcaaaaccaaaaactaagCTTTCTCAtcgcattcggtatattacaataaaaaaatggaagaCTGCCTCAAAGTTCTTAGCGAAATTCATTCAGGGCGTCActacattttatgtttttcaaaatatccatacaaaaaatcaaacacacctaagtaaaatattgttaccaacttttacaacatttttcgCGTTACTAACACAAAGTAATTCTGGCTAACttcagacaaaaaaaaaaaaaaaaaaaaaaaaaaaaaaagcaagcccgcatataaaaaaatatatttggcaaatagaaaaatgttcaaatgccaaaaatcaatattaacgATATAtgtgatatatgtataattatatatacacatatacatccTTAAATAACGGCACCAATAGCGGTAAGAAGCGAAGATTAATGATGACCTGAGAGCATTGGACGCACATTTCCCTATAcccaaatacatacatatacacacccacacttacacacacattttcacatacacacatatagaaGCATTTAATCTACCAAatccatatatgtatattcactttgtagttaaattttgtattttttttttcaatgtagtTTGCATGCCCTCAACTTGGAcgttttatattaatttctatttgtCAAGTTTGCTCcaaaaattttgattgatgGACATAGTATACTTGTAATGCAATGAAATAACAATGACATGTGtacataaacatacatatgtatgtacattcttacatatatttctttttccttCTCATAtgattatgtattttataatgtGGTtcaattattgattatttCCGGATATgtttcttctgtttttgtaTTCTACtacataataatattgcaaAGAGATTTTTGAAAAGATACTCGCGCTGATAGAGGAACTAcaacatatattttgaaaaacatAACTTCGCCCAAAACCAGaattaacaatatatatacataaatgactattatatttgatatatattgtgattaatataaatatataaaaatactgtaaaccatatatatatgtatctatatatataatttatggctGTGTGTACTGACTACCcctaataatttttgttgcacttcaaattagaaagaaaaacaaaatgaacaaacCAATCAAGACTCAAACTCAAAGACGAGAGCAATTACAATAACAtcgaaacaacaacaccaagaaCAAATCAAACCAACtacaaaatcaacaatatatatatatatatatatatatatttctttgtttgtatatatatatatatatatatgtatatatatatttatatatacaatatgtatatgGAATTTCCCAAATTCTGGTGACAGGTATCCCCTCTATGGCAGAGACTCCCATCCACCACAACACAATCCACCACCACAACCCCCGCGGCCACGTGTCCGGCCTCAAGAAACGAATCGAAATCACAAGAACCGTTATGTGCACCACAGTTTTAGATACCGAAAGCATCCCACCacacagtgagagagagagagagagagagagagagatcaagATAACATTATATATAATGCGTGTACAACAAGTTGATAATTGGCATACAagaattacaaaatttgttcaggctttatgcattttgcaagattttcataatttatatttaaaaaaatgagaaaattcaAGCCCACGAAATTTAAGATGAAAAATAATCAAGAGTAGGCCAGTGTGACCGTAGCATTTTTGTGgagatatactaaataaatacataacatTTGACATATTACTTACCATTAAAtggataataaaaatattgtacttTTGCCTGACTTAAgcttcaaaaaatataccgttaAAAAAGGTCACTCTAGTTTTAGTAACAATAATCGCTGTGAAATGTAgactatatacacatacatatatagcaacttgcaagttgccataaaataatatttatcacattcacacgcacacaaaacaCGAATACATTCACACAagtcacacacaaacaaacaaattcattaaacaTTGCATTTTTGATGTATACAAAAGTTCattcaagcacacacacacacacattttacataccggtgtgcgtgtgtgtgtttgcttgttaGGCATTAAATGACAATAAGAAGCTTAGCGAAgattaagtaataaaaataaatatgtaaaacaCAAGCAAAGGCAGTCCAAAGTGTTTTAATCGGTTGAGCAAATAGTATACactaaagaaatataaaacttgTAGTTGATCAACAATGGCAACACCAAATCACTACCTTAGTGAACgcaggcaaaaacaaatacaaaaaagtgaTAGCATCAGCAGGCAGGAGAGCAATGCAGGTTGCATTTATTGCGATATATCGTGTGAGCAGTTAAGATTTGGATAtgcaattcataaaaatagcCATAGGcataataaatacacatactacacatatgcatatgtaagAATGGAACATAGTTCTATAGCGagtataaacaacaaaatttgaaaaatgcttaaaatcgAGAACACCACAtaaccaaaacgaaaataacaaaatttttacatcaaacacaaaaaaaaaaaaaaaaaaatggaaattttgcAGCCAAGCTCAAAGCGACACtcatgtattatatataatgtTTCTAGGTCAAATGTCGAGCAATCACtgatgcaacaacaacaacaacaacagacacaacagcaacagcaacaacaacgacaacaacaccaaaataatacatttaaccATGCACAACACTCCCCAAACACGCACAGTCCACGTAGCCATCACGGCCATGTTCTTgccaacaataacagcaacaataataattcacATTCGCGCaactcttcctcctcctcctccacgtCCTCTGCCAATCAAGGTGcctcagcagctgctgctgcagcggctgccGCAGTTGCTGCCAATATTGGCAGTCTATTTAACAGTCCCTTCAACTACAATTTGCCATCCACACGTGCCGATTACACAAATTTGGCGCTGTGGAATCAGCTGACGCCCGCCGAACGTTTGCTGTTCACACAACAAATGAAGGGCGccggcattggcattggcagctTGGGTGGCAACGCTGGCGGCGGCAGCGCTGGCATCGGCGGTGTTGCCAACTGTTTGACAGCTGGCGGCAGTATTGCCAGTGCCCCACAAAAATCGCACAGCAACTTCCCGCCGTTGCCATCGCTGCCCTTGGACACGGATCTGATTACCATGTTGGACTACAACAATcccaacaagcagcagcagcagcagcaggcgagCAATAAAAGCCAGAAGGCATCTAGCAGTGGCACCTTCACAAAACCAACTGTGCCGCCCTTGATACCAGAtgagcatcaacagcagcagcaacagcaacaacaacaacaacaacagcagcagcagcagcagcagcagcatcatcatcagtcaAGTGGGAAGCGCCTGCGTggaggtggtggtggtggtggtggaaatggtggtggtggtggtggtggtatCACCACCATACCATTGAACTCAACACAAGCATTAGAGGATTtcgaaaagaaatttaatatgacAGACGAGATGCGTGCCGTCATACACAAAGTTCTGGCGAATCCAGATCTTTCTACGTCAATACAAACGAATgcaaatgccaacaacaacggtAGCAATAATAGTAGTAGTAATCATGCCTCCCATCATCCTCCCGTGCCCTCATACATCTCGCCGCCCATGTCGCCGGCAGTTGCTGGCACAAATGTAGTGACCACATTGTCGCTGGCATCCAATCCCAATGTGACCATCACACCTCAATTGCCAGGCCACTTTCTGCATTCGCCCTCGAGCTCATGCTCCAGTTCAAGTGCATCCACGACGGCTGCATCGCCGctgggcagcagcagtggcaataatgctgctgctgctgctccagctgcggGCTCACGTCAAAAGAGTGTCATCTGCTCGACCAAATCCAATTCACTGCCATTAGCGATACTCTCGCTCTCTAGTGGAGCtggaggagggggaggaggtgccactggtggtggtggtggctcCTCTTCGTCGTCAGGGTCAAGGCATAAGCAAGTTGCAACATCAATTAGTGGTGGTTACGGACGTCAGTCACAACACagccatcagcagcagtttATTGGTAGCCACTTGGTGGACACCAGCATAGGCAGTACAACAATTACACCCAGCACCACGCCCACTGACGTTATCGATTTGTCTTCATCCCGAAGGTCGTTAGCGGCCTCCGCTtttcatcagcagcagcaacagcagcaccatcagcagcagcagcaacaggctgCTGCGGCcgtgcaacaacagcagcagcagcatcaacgcATGTCCGCCGCCTTGGCGCATGCGCAGCATCTACAGAATGGCGGACGGGGCGGtggtagcagcagcagtaacagcggCGGCGGCTCCGGTTCCAGCGGTGGCGGCAGCGGCTCCTCATCCGGTGGCAGCTCTAATGCCAACAGCGCCTCCATGCATTTGCAGCGGCATGCGGCATTGGCACATGCAGCGGCCGCAAGTGCAGCGGGTGGTGGGGAGGGTGGGGCACAGCGATTGTGCGTCATACCCGAGATACCGACGAGCAGCATGAATCTGACGCCTTACAAGGTACAAAGGGTATGCGTGGACAAGCACTTGGTGCCCTGCATCAATATGAAGGCTTTCAATGACTCCGAGCAGCTGATGACGCTCACCGAATTCCAAAAGAACTTCTTTCCCACTGTAGCCCTCGATCACTGCAAGCGACTAATCGAGGCGCTAGGTGTGGAGCTCTACAAGGCAAATCGGTAAGTGAATTGCGCCCTACGATTGacgattattattttttgtttactattttCTTTCGAGTATTTCCttgttcaaaataaaatcgttttcaatatacatatagtactgatgcatttgatattttttaatttccacaaatttttaatgtttttccGTTCATTAGTGGAACCCAGTTTCAATTTAACTGAACTTTGCTTAATCGCACAATAAAGCCAATGCCAATAAAATCTGCCTTCATCCTAATTTCATAATGGAGAATTAAAAAGAAGCAGCTTTTGCAAAttagaataatttaattaaaatataaattaagtatttacCAAGAAAGCAAACCTATCGATTGTACAAAAATTATCGGGCTTAAAATCAGAGCACGCAAGTCTATCGATAATTGTATGCTTATCGAACGGCATTTCAATGCGATTAGAATAGgataacaatataaattattggaTTGAAACTAATTTAGCTTTTCAATGTTATTGTAACCTCCACAGGCGACAGGTGCAAATACTCATGGAGTACGATCGTTCCTACAATGAGAATATGCCACTAGTCCAGGTGCGCGACATTATCAAATATATGACACAGTTGACTTTCATGACACGCCAGTCGGAGCAGCCGCCCTCGAAGCGTACGCGCACGAGCTAGGAATTAAGCTGGGGAGCACAACATTTGCCTAATACTACAACAGCATCAACTACATTAACAGCCACAGAAatcagcaacagtaacagtaacagcatcacaaaaacatcaacagatacgaatgccaacaacaaacaaaagacgTCTGCATCTTCTCATATGGCACATTTGGCACCGCCACCAGCACCACAGCAatatctgcagcagcagcagcatctccACAGCCATCATAGTCatagtcagcagcagcaacaacaacagcagcagcagcaacactatCATTCACAGTCAGCACACAACAATACATACGAAATGTTGTACTCCCACAACCAACACCCGCAACACTCTCACCCGCAATCGCACCTATTGCAAGAGCTGCAGCcagcaagtgcaacagcagcaacagcaacggcagcagcaacaacagcagctgcacgccagcaacatcaacaacaacaggagcagcaacgCCAGCTAAAGAAGCGTCAGCATGCGGAACATAATACcgtaagcagcagcagcagcagcagcagcagtgacagcaacaacaccaagaggaacagcagcagcagcgcctcTGCCGCTGCAAGAACTGCAGCGCAGCAAATGGCCGAGGCTGAGCACGCCTATTTGTCAACGCTGTATGGGAAGGCAGCCGCAAATATGCTCAGTCCTCCATTGACCGCAGGCGTTGCGCTGCAGGATCATCGTCAGAGTGGCAACAGCAGTGCTGCCTTTGACTGGAGTAGCGCAAGTGgtgagcagcaacagcgtgCTGCTGCACGTCGCTGTCCACCATTGCCGTTGCCACAAGAAGCGACAACAAccgcaactgcaacagcagcagcaacacgtGTGGCAGccgtagcagcagcagctgtggcagctgaGCGGCAGCAACGTCATGCCATCATGCATCGACGTCACAGCATTtgcgttgcagctgcagctggcatCGCCAGCCTTTCGCCGGCATCCTCAACGAACTCCTCATCGGCAGCTGCGTCGCcaacggcagcggcggcggcgttgGCAGCTGCCTCGTATTATGGCGCCTTCTCAGCGCCATATCACCATATGAGCGCTGCGGCGGCCGCAGCATCCGCACATCATCATGCCCATGGGCAACCGTCGCCGACGATTTATCCGCCGACACCGCCGCCATCGGCGCCTTGGGTGCATCCCTGGTATGCAGGCGATGCGTTCTGAATCTGAAACAACCATTGTCCGtgatcatatatatatatatatatacatatatatgttatgcTCCATTGTAAATTATAGTATATGcctaagtttatttattaatttcgcttttttattatttttttttagcgcGTAAGTAGGTTAACTAATTTCTGGGCATCATATGTCGCTAGTGAAAAAATATCGATGACAGCGCTCGAAAAACTACAGTGAATCACAGCATATTTCAACTACcaccaaccgacaactttgaATGAGTATACTGTccaaacataaatttttggGCGAGTACATCCATTCTTTAAAGCTATGACGtcattttgcttcacaattgTGGTTCTCGGACCCATTTGTAAAGTATGCGTGTCTCTTGAGATCTAAAGCTTAAAATATCCAAAATCTATCTTCTAAACATTGAAAATACTATACACAAAGCAATAGATCAATGAAGAACcgttatttttatacttgGGACTTGTTTTTCGAtcatattaaacaaaaagttaaagGATAAATGAAAGAATATCTTCTatgttaaaacattaaattaaaatcctgcgtttaaataaatttaatacctcttttagtttggccagtATACTGATTCAAATTTGTCGGCTGGTgatggttgaaataagctgtgataCACTGAATATAAACAAAGAACTTAAGcctaaaaatatcaataattttcgcttttcataattttttaattttccaaaacATTTATTGAGAAGGAACTCAAAGAACTGATTACATTAAagaaaaccacaacaactaaaacaataacaaatttcaactTGTTTCAAGGTCAGCACACTTGCACACTTGCGCTCtcccacaaacacactcacacatatgcaagtttaaattattaaaaattcgattttgttttcaatgcGCGCTGCCCGCTCGAAAcaacttaaaaacaaaaataacagcaacaaatattgCTCGTTCGCTGGCGTCAAACTCGACTGCATTAGttataacaaaagcaaacaaatcttttttttttttagtaatatacaaacatatatatatgtgcatatacatatacatataaagtCATTAACTTGTAATTGTAagcaagaaattaaatttcttgtATCCTCCTACtcattaaatcaaatcaaatgtatAAACCAATTCATTCAGATTACGATGGGCATTTGCCCCAACAACGTTG
Coding sequences:
- the LOC117573734 gene encoding uncharacterized protein LOC117573734 isoform X5 — translated: MSSSDDVQITSVVDANGQSLPLHGNSLGGALGPPVKQERPDDAEIRELAAKMKEQQKQQAAQQASRQAAMQHANGGGGGNAANAGGAMQPPLTNGNGQTNIMSYLSRHQKLPNGTMQVVPALAANGRANGAVIDNNGSDNNGKAQKGSGGPCDEESIKGHFGWAQFGKVSIPYIYRQSEKYCSVRMIELKLLGKYLNCLHPDIYSSCTCVRSYYITDAEARLFIEINHKHCDGEFGRDIFTQKDLVVRLSDASKFYQFLDICYRKLVSGSKTPSEKCGFIRINKESVVPYTVRNNQQVVPLFYFEGETENLKTKAELLNGWDLAYLKFCCKVQGIRNELFSSENVAVISLTDIKSYFPNGTEFEDYWPSKVVDSNLLIGNRANVNNSVNWTRQPSAPPPKVTNSVNSNSGSASGGGGSAVNANSQKSQQQQQQHSTAISAATQQHLMKQRAVAAAAAAAAASANGVTNSGNFPSPAAAAAAAAAFNSQAAAAAAAAMLQQSQGNTRMLTTVQALASGGWMNSTNNVSQIHAQMLQQTHANANRVGPYREHLNNMMLSGNSRQAYTYNNPAISMSSVNSHSGGGNAPPPLVRSAAGQNANHIKTK
- the LOC117573734 gene encoding uncharacterized protein LOC117573734 isoform X2 yields the protein MSSSDDVQITSVVDANGQSLPLHGNSLGGALGPPVKQERPDDAEIRELAAKMKEQQKQQAAQQASRQAAMQHANGGGGGNAANAGGAMQPPLTNGNGQTNIMSYLSRHQKLPNGTMQVVPALAANGRANGAVIDNNGSDNNGKAQKGSGGPCDEESIKGHFGWAQFGKVSIPYIYRQSEKYCSVRMIELKLLGKYLNCLHPDIYSSCTCVRSYYITDAEARLFIEINHKHCDGEFGRDIFTQKDLVVRLSDASKFYQFLDICYRKLVSGSKTPSEKCGFIRINKESVVPYTVRNNQQVVPLFYFEGETENLKTKAELLNGWDLAYLKFCCKVQGIRNELFSSENVAVISLTDIKSYFPNGTEFEDYWPSKVVDSNLLIGNRANVNNSVNWTRQPSAPPPKVTNSVNSNSGSASGGGGSAVNANSQKSQQQQQQHSTAISAATQQHLMKQRAVAAAAAAAAASANGVTNSGNFPSPAAAAAAAAAFNSQAAAAAAAAMLQQSQGNTRMLTTVQALASGGWMNSTNNVSQIHAQMLQQTHANANRVGPYREHLNNMMLSGNSRQAYTYNNPAISMSSVNSHSGGGNAPPPLVRSAAGQNANHMSLAASAFHQQQQQQHHQQQQQQAAAAVQQQQQQHQRMSAALAHAQHLQNGGRGGGSSSSNSGGGSGSSGGGSGSSSGGSSNANSASMHLQRHAALAHAAAASAAGGGEGGAQRLCVIPEIPTSSMNLTPYKVQRVCVDKHLVPCINMKAFNDSEQLMTLTEFQKNFFPTVALDHCKRLIEALGVELYKANRRQVQILMEYDRSYNENMPLVQVRDIIKYMTQLTFMTRQSEQPPSKRTRTS